A part of Saccharomyces cerevisiae S288C chromosome XIV, complete sequence genomic DNA contains:
- the AGA1 gene encoding Aga1p (Anchorage subunit of a-agglutinin of a-cells; highly O-glycosylated protein with N-terminal secretion signal and C-terminal signal for addition of GPI anchor to cell wall, linked to adhesion subunit Aga2p via two disulfide bonds; AGA1 has a paralog, FIG2, that arose from the whole genome duplication), whose product MTLSFAHFTYLFTILLGLTNIALASDPETILVTITKTNDANGVVTTTVSPALVSTSTIVQAGTTTLYTTWCPLTVSTSSAAEISPSISYATTLSRFSTLTLSTEVCSHEACPSSSTLPTTTLSVTSKFTSYICPTCHTTAISSLSEVGTTTVVSSSAIEPSSASIISPVTSTLSSTTSSNPTTTSLSSTSTSPSSTSTSPSSTSTSSSSTSTSSSSTSTSSSSTSTSPSSTSTSSSLTSTSSSSTSTSQSSTSTSSSSTSTSPSSTSTSSSSTSTSPSSKSTSASSTSTSSYSTSTSPSLTSSSPTLASTSPSSTSISSTFTDSTSSLGSSIASSSTSVSLYSPSTPVYSVPSTSSNVATPSMTSSTVETTVSSQSSSEYITKSSISTTIPSFSMSTYFTTVSGVTTMYTTWCPYSSESETSTLTSMHETVTTDATVCTHESCMPSQTTSLITSSIKMSTKNVATSVSTSTVESSYACSTCAETSHSYSSVQTASSSSVTQQTTSTKSWVSSMTTSDEDFNKHATGKYHVTSSGTSTISTSVSEATSTSSIDSESQEQSSHLLSTSVLSSSSLSATLSSDSTILLFSSVSSLSVEQSPVTTLQISSTSEILQPTSSTAIATISASTSSLSATSISTPSTSVESTIESSSLTPTVSSIFLSSSSAPSSLQTSVTTTEVSTTSISIQYQTSSMVTISQYMGSGSQTRLPLGKLVFAIMAVACNVIFS is encoded by the coding sequence atgACATTATCTTTCGCTCATTTTACCTACCTGTTCACAATATTGTTGGGATTAACTAATATTGCCTTGGCATCTGATCCAGAAACGATTCTAGTGACGATAACCAAGACAAACGATGCAAATGGGGTTGTTACAACTACAGTTTCACCCGCGCTAGTCTCCACATCCACTATCGTTCAAGCTGGCACTACGACATTGTATACGACTTGGTGTCCATTGACGGTATCCACTTCATCTGCTGCCGAAATAAGTCCTTCAATATCGTACGCTACTACCCTATCCAGATTTAGTACTTTGACATTATCTACAGAAGTCTGCTCCCATGAGGCATGTCCTTCGTCATCGACGTTGCCAACCACCACCTTATCTGTGACTTCCAAGTTCACTTCATATATTTGCCCTACTTGTCACACAACCGCTATCAGCTCATTATCCGAAGTAGGAACTACAACCGTGGTATCATCCAGCGCCATTGAACCATCAAGTGCCTCTATAATCTCACCTGTCACCTCTACACTTTCGAGTACAACATCGTCCAATCCAACTACTACCTCCCTAAGTTCGACATCTACATCTCCAAGCTCTACATCTACATCTCCAAGCTCTACATCTACCTCATCAAGTTCGACATCTACCTCATCAAGTTCGACATCTACCTCATCAAGTTCGACATCTACATCTCCAAGTTCGACATCCACATCTTCAAGTTTGACATCCACATCTTCAAGTTCTACATCTACATCCCAAAGTTCTACATCTACCTCATCAAGTTCGACATCTACATCTCCAAGCTCTACATCTACCTCATCAAGTTCAACATCTACATCTCCAAGTTCTAAATCTACTTCTGCAAGCTCCACTTCCACTTCTTCATATTCAACATCTACATCCCCAAGTTTGACTTCTTCATCTCCAACTTTGGCTTCCACTTCTCCAAGTTCAACATCTATTAGCTCTACTTTTACTGATTCAACTTCATCCCTTGGCTCCTCTATAGCATCTTCATCAACGTCTGTGTCATTATACAGCCCATCCACACCTGTTTACTCCGTCCCTTCGACTTCGTCAAATGTTGCAACTCCTTCTATGACTTCTTCAACTGTTGAAACAACTGTTAGTTCACAAAGTTCGTCTGAATATATCACCAAATCCTCAATTTCTACTACTATCCCATCATTTTCCATGTCTACATATTTCACCACTGTTAGTGGAGTCACTACAATGTATACGACATGGTGTCCTTATAGCTCTGAATCTGAGACTAGCACATTAACCAGTATGCATGAAACGGTTACAACAGACGCTACAGTCTGCACTCACGAGTCTTGCATGCCCTCGCAGACAACAAGTTTGATTACATCTTCTATAAAAATGTCCACTAAAAACGTCGCAACTTCTGTAAGCACCTCAACGGTTGAATCCTCATATGCATGCTCCACATGTGCTGAAACGTCACACTCGTATTCTTCCGTGCAAACAGCTTCATCAAGTTCTGTAACACAGCAGACCACATCCACAAAGAGTTGGGTAAGTTCAATGACAACTTCGGATGAAGATTTCAATAAGCACGCTACCGGTAAGTATCATGTAACATCTTCAGGTACCTCAACCATTTCGACTAGTGTAAGTGAAGCCACGAGTACATCAAGCATTGACTCAGAATCTCAAGAACAATCATCACACTTATTATCGACATCGGTCCTTTCATCCTCCTCCTTGTCTGCTACATTATCCTCTGACAGTACTATTTTGCTATTCAGTTCTGTATCATCACTAAGTGTCGAACAGTCACCAGTTACCACACttcaaatttcttcaacatcaGAGATTTTACAACCCACTTCTTCCACAGCTATTGCTACAATATCTGCCTCTACATCATCACTTTCCGCAACATCTATCTCTACACCATCTACCTCTGTGGAATCGACTATtgaatcttcatcattgaCTCCGACGGTATCTTCTATTTTCCTCTCATCATCATCTGCTCCCTCTTCTCTACAAACATCTGTTACCACTACAGAAGTTTCCACTACTTCAATCTCCATACAATACCAAACTTCATCAATGGTAACAATTAGCCAATATATGGGCAGTGGATCGCAAACGCGTTTGCCATTAGGAAAGTTGGTCTTCGCCATCATGGCAGTTGCTTGCAATGTAATTTTCAGTTAA
- the PET494 gene encoding Pet494p (Mitochondrial translational activator specific for the COX3 mRNA; acts together with Pet54p and Pet122p; located in the mitochondrial inner membrane) — MHLKKGKRSISTVWRLLWKRFYSVNSKTNMHFSRSRKKPVTNFTRTNGLLLSCNGDTFPYLRTLWRYFNAPGNLMFVTTNIVAFMGIVTYNTLVTISSERAFEEQMMAAQVSLAKQREELETTALSLPRDIELRGEEDDIKWEQPDVAHVREDPLVEEQNAKLDTPIKQYTLGDLILNKRENVTDYDSQRAKASIFHMLYAYMLYRDVIQPTTMTQNNNSEEWRREVELLTKGKEVQGTHRRIDVFYDLWNKNFDKIVTSPEKVQNFQLPNWSKYPTILKFICTELHDNSLKTLGEFKQFYGKVRSNEVKKLLGLWLYDHSFLFPHNIYDNRTEEDFYDILINDSMQDNRIFQKYSSIVMNPYNERTQLFFPNVNSPSVNKPVPSISLETYTRLLKGYINLQETGCKYDYNDNIFKLISILKLNCFLQRNKKKHAGPTVRILLPRDEDRSQILGTISQAEKRTCYQILSKNRDVVALLKRISDIQADSS; from the coding sequence atgcatttgaaaaaggggAAGAGGAGTATTAGCACAGTATGGCGACTTTTATGGAAGCGTTTTTATTCCGTAAACTCTAAGACGAATATGCATTTTTCTCGAAGTAGGAAGAAACCAGTGACAAACTTCACAAGGACAAACGGACTTCTCCTGAGCTGTAATGGTGATACATTCCCATATCTGCGTACACTGTGGAGATACTTCAATGCGCCTGGTAATTTGATGTTTGTCACAACTAATATTGTCGCATTTATGGGCATTGTTACGTATAATACGCTGGTTACTATCAGCAGTGAAAGAGCATTCGAAGAGCAGATGATGGCGGCACAGGTGAGCCTGGCGAAACAGAGAGAAGAGCTCGAGACTACGGCCCTCAGCTTGCCACGAGATATTGAATTGAGgggtgaagaagatgatattAAATGGGAGCAACCTGATGTAGCACATGTCCGGGAAGATCCCTTAGTCGAGGAGCAGAACGCAAAGTTAGACACCCCTATAAAACAGTATACTTTAGGagatttgattttgaataagAGGGAAAATGTCACTGATTATGACTCGCAGCGTGCGAAGGCATCTATATTCCACATGCTATATGCTTATATGCTGTATCGAGATGTTATTCAACCCACGACCATGACTCAAAATAACAACAGCGAGGAATGGCGGCGTGAAGTCGAGCTTTTGACTAAGGGAAAAGAGGTACAAGGTACTCATCGAAGGATAGACGTGTTCTACGACCTgtggaataaaaatttcgATAAGATAGTGACATCACCTGAGAAAGTGCAGAATTTTCAACTGCCGAACTGGTCTAAATACCCAACGATATTGAAATTCATCTGCACAGAACTTCACGACAACAGTTTGAAGACCTTGGGTGAGTTTAAGCAATTCTATGGAAAGGTGCGATCTAACGAGGTAAAAAAACTGTTGGGTCTTTGGCTGTACGACCAttccttccttttcccCCATAATATCTACGACAACAGAACCGAAGAAGATTTTTACGATATATTAATTAATGACTCCATGCAGGATAACAGGATATTCCAGAAATACTCTTCAATTGTAATGAATCCCTACAACGAACGTActcaactttttttccctAATGTAAATTCTCCATCTGTCAACAAGCCAGTACCGAGCATATCTCTGGAAACATACACACGACTACTCAAGGGATATATCAACTTGCAAGAAACAGGCTGCAAATACGACTATAATGACAATATATTCAAACTAATCAGCATCCTCAAACTAAATTGTTTCCTACAACGcaacaagaagaaacaCGCAGGGCCAACCGTCAGAATCCTACTGCCGAGAGATGAAGACCGCTCTCAAATACTTGGTACCATTTCGCAGGCAGAGAAGAGAACCTGTTATCAAATTCTAAGCAAAAATAGGGACGTGGTTGCGCTGCTGAAACGCATTTCTGATATCCAGGCGGACTCTTCTTAA
- the TRM112 gene encoding RNA methylation protein TRM112 (Protein involved in methylation of tRNA, rRNA, and translation factors; also involved in ribosome biogenesis; subunit of tRNA methyltransferase (MTase) complexes in combination with Trm9p and Trm11p; N7-methylates G1575 of 18S rRNA as complex with Bud23p; subunit of complex with Mtq2p that methylates Sup45p (eRF1) in the ternary complex eRF1-eRF3-GTP; relative distribution to the nucleus increases upon DNA replication stress; functional homolog of human TRMT112) codes for MKFLTTNFLKCSVKACDTSNDNFPLQYDGSKCQLVQDESIEFNPEFLLNIVDRVDWPAVLTVAAELGNNALPPTKPSFPSSIQELTDDDMAILNDLHTLLLQTSIAEGEMKCRNCGHIYYIKNGIPNLLLPPHLV; via the coding sequence ATGAAGTTCTTAACCACCAACTTCCTAAAGTGCTCCGTTAAAGCCTGTGACACCAGCAACGACAACTTCCCCCTACAGTACGACGGCAGCAAATGCCAATTGGTACAGGATGAATCTATCGAGTTCAATCCAGAATTCCTTCTGAACATAGTCGACCGCGTAGACTGGCCTGCAGTGCTCACGGTTGCTGCCGAATTGGGAAACAACGCCTTACCTCCTACCAAACCATCCTTCCCATCTTCGATCCAGGAGCTCACCGATGACGACATGGCCATCCTTAATGACTTGCATACTTTACTGCTACAGACGTCCATTGCCGAAGGTGAAATGAAGTGTAGGAACTGCGGACATATCTATTACATCAAGAACGGCATTCCAAACTTGCTGTTACCTCCACACCTGGTATAA
- the FPK1 gene encoding serine/threonine protein kinase FPK1 (Ser/Thr protein kinase; phosphorylates several aminophospholipid translocase family members, regulating phospholipid translocation and membrane asymmetry; phosphorylates and inhibits the protein kinase Akl1p, stimulating endocytosis; phosphorylates and inhibits upstream inhibitory kinase Ypk1p; localizes to the cytoplasm, early endosome/TGN, the plasma membrane and the shmoo tip; redundant role with KIN82 in the mating pheromone response; activity stimulated by Gin4p kinase and sphingolipid MIPC), which yields MAGHHHEHEQERDHEQEHEHDSLQRPTTGSERTRSISFSKLLTRSWKRNASSSNNMSVSSVNLYSDPENSRESDHNNSGSEGQSSRFSKLKSMFQSGNSSKNASAHNSSQSSLEGDSASSSSKLRYVKPMTSVANASPASPPLSPTIPETDVLQTPKMVHIDQHEHEREHSNCGSPIMLSSSSFSPTVARTGTGRRRSPSTPIMPSQNSNNSSSTSAIRPNNYRHHSGSQGFSSNNPFRERAGTVRSSNPYFAYQGLPTHAMSSHDLDEGFQPYANGSGIHFLSTPTSKTNSLTNTKNLSNLSLNEIKENEEVQEFNNEDFFFHDIPKDLSLKDTLNGSPSRGSSKSPTITQTFPSIIVGFDNEYEEDNNNDKHDEKEEQQTTTDNKTRNLSPTKQNGKATHPRIKIPLRRAASEPNGLQLASATSPTSSSARKTSGSSNINDKIPGQSVPPPNSFFPQEPSPKISDFPEPRRSRRLRTKSFSNKFQDIMVGPQSFEKIRLLGQGDVGKVFLVREKKTNRVYALKVLSKDEMIKRNKIKRVLTEQEILATSNHPFIVTLYHSFQSEDYLYLCMEYCMGGEFFRALQTRKTKCICEDDARFYASEVTAALEYLHLLGFIYRDLKPENILLHQSGHIMLSDFDLSIQAKDSKVPVVKGSAQSTLVDTKICSDGFRTNSFVGTEEYIAPEVIRGNGHTAAVDWWTLGILIYEMLFGFTPFKGDNTNETFTNILKNEVSFPNNNEISRTCKDLIKKLLTKNESKRLGCKMGAADVKKHPFFKKVQWSLLRNQEPPLIPVLSEDGYDFAKLSSNKKRQTSQDSHKHLDEQEKNMFEERVEYDDEVSEDDPFHDFNSMSLMEQDNNSMIYGNTNSYGKIAYTPNSNRSRSNSHRTFFKR from the coding sequence ATGGCTGGACACCATCACGAACATGAACAAGAGCGCGACCACGAGCAAGAACACGAACACGATTCCCTTCAACGGCCTACTACTGGATCAGAAAGGACTAGAAGTATATCCTTTTCGAAGTTGCTTACGCGGTCATGGAAAAGGAATGCGAGTTCATCGAACAACATGAGTGTGTCTAGCGTGAATCTGTATTCGGATCCAGAGAACTCGAGAGAATCAGATCACAATAATAGTGGCTCAGAGGGCCAGTCTTCACGATTTtctaaattgaaaagtatGTTCCAATCCGGCAATAGCAGCAAAAATGCCAGTGCCCATAACAGCAGCCAAAGCAGTCTTGAAGGTGACTCggcgtcatcttcatctaagTTAAGATACGTTAAACCAATGACTTCTGTTGCCAATGCTTCTCCGGCATCTCCACCACTTTCTCCCACGATCCCGGAAACGGATGTTCTTCAAACACCAAAGATGGTACATATAGATCAACATGAACATGAGCGTGAACACTCGAATTGCGGGTCTCCAATAATGCTTTCATCATCCTCTTTCAGTCCTACTGTTGCCAGGACTGGGACGGGTAGGAGAAGATCACCGTCTACTCCGATAATGCCCAGTCAGAACTCGAATAACTCTAGTAGCACCTCTGCTATCAGACCAAATAATTATCGTCACCATTCAGGATCTCAGGGGTTTTCTTCCAACAATCCATTCAGAGAAAGGGCAGGTACGGTACGCAGTAGTAACCCATATTTTGCATACCAAGGTCTACCAACTCATGCCATGTCTTCTCACGACCTCGATGAAGGATTCCAACCATATGCAAATGGCAGCGGCATTCACTTTTTGTCCACCCCCACCTCGAAGACAAATTCTTTGACAAACACCAAAAATTTAAGTAATTTATCACTAAACGAGATtaaggaaaatgaagaagtgCAAGAATTCAATAACGAggatttcttctttcacGATATTCCGAAAGATTTATCGCTCAAAGATACGCTGAATGGCTCACCCAGTAGAGGTAGTTCCAAGAGCCCCACGATTACTCAAACGTTCCCTTCAATCATTGTCGGATTTGACAATGAGTACGAGGAAGATAACAACAATGATAAACatgatgaaaaggaagaacaACAAACGACAACCGACAATAAAACGAGAAATCTTTCACCTACCAAACAAAATGGTAAAGCTACCCATCCAAGGATAAAAATACCTTTAAGAAGAGCAGCTTCAGAACCAAACGGGTTGCAACTCGCATCTGCCACATCGCCGacatcttcttcagcaaGGAAAACATCAGGGTCCAGTAATATAAACGACAAAATCCCAGGCCAATCAGTGCCTCCTCCAAACTCATTTTTCCCTCAAGAACCCTCTCCAAAGATTTCTGATTTTCCAGAACCTAGGAGGTCCCGACGTTTGAGAACTAAATCTTTCAGCAATAAATTTCAAGATATCATGGTGGGACCACAgtcttttgagaaaataaGATTGCTGGGCCAAGGTGATGTAGGTAAAGTTTTCTTAGtaagagagaaaaagacGAATAGAGTGTATGCTTTGAAAGTCTTGAGTAAAGACGaaatgataaaaagaaataaaatcaaaCGTGTTCTGACAGAACAAGAGATTCTTGCCACCAGCAATCATCCCTTCATCGTCACACTATACCATTCGTTCCAATCTGAAGACTATTTGTATCTCTGTATGGAATACTGTATGGGCGGGGAGTTTTTCAGAGCTTTACAAACAAGGAAAACCAAATGTATATGTGAAGACGATGCCAGGTTTTATGCCAGTGAAGTGACAGCAGCACTAGAATATTTACATCTGTTGGGTTTTATCTATAGAGATTTAAAACCAGAGAATATTTTGCTGCATCAATCAGGCCATATCATGCTTTCTGACTTCGACTTGTCTATTCAGGCTAAAGATTCCAAGGTTCCTGTTGTCAAGGGTTCCGCTCAATCAACCCTTGTTGATACCAAAATATGCTCAGATGGGTTTAGAACCAATTCCTTTGTCGGAACTGAAGAATATATTGCCCCTGAAGTCATAAGAGGTAATGGCCACACCGCTGCGGTCGATTGGTGGACGCTAGGGATTTTGATCTATGAAATGTTATTTGGTTTCACTCCATTCAAAGGCGATAACACAAATGAAACTTTTacgaatattttgaaaaatgaggTCAGTTTTCCCAATAACAATGAAATCTCCAGAACTTGTAAGGAtttgatcaaaaaattactgaCAAAAAATGAATCTAAAAGACTGGGTTGCAAAATGGGCGCTGCCGACGTGAAGAAACACccctttttcaagaaagtCCAATGGTCTTTGCTGAGAAATCAAGAACCGCCTCTGATACCAGTGTTATCTGAGGATGGATATGATTTTGCTAAATTATCATCTAATAAGAAGAGACAGACTAGTCAAGACAGCCATAAACATCTCGATGagcaagagaaaaatatgttTGAAGAACGAGTTGAATACGACGATGAAGTCTCTGAAGATGATCCATTCCATGACTTCAATTCAATGAGTTTGATGGAACAGGATAACAATTCAATGATTTATGGTAATACCAATTCTTATGGGAAAATTGCATACACTCCAAACTCCAACAGATCGAGGAGTAATAGTCATCGAACCTTTTTTAAGAGATAA
- a CDS encoding putative aminophospholipid translocase regulatory protein (Potential noncatalytic subunit for phospholipid translocase Dnf3p; YNR048W has a paralog, CDC50, that arose from the whole genome duplication), with product MGLILRWKEKKQLSSKQNAQKSRKPANTSFRQQRLKAWQPILSPQSVLPLLILMACVFAPIGIGLVVSTISVQRLVVNYTECDALAPAKHFETIPSEYVDYHFSKKVAVQPQWMVLTDPELGNQTCRIQFEVPNHIKKSTYVYYRLTNFNQNYREYVQSLDLDQLKGKALIGNDLDPNCDPLRTVENKTIFPCGLIANSMFNDTFGTTLTGVNDTADYLLTTKGIAWDTDSHRYGKTEYNASDIVPPPNWAKLFPNGYTDDNIPDLQNWEQFKIWMRTAALPNFYKLAMKNETNGLGKGIYIADIELNYPVRSFYGTKSFVLTTNSIIGAGNEALGIVYLIVAGIATLFAILFLIKVIFKPRPMHDHSYLNFENSDTPFDESSVVSIPLREIL from the coding sequence ATGGGACTGATATTAAGGtggaaagagaaaaaacagTTGTCTAGTAAGCAAAATGCTCAAAAATCCAGGAAACCGGCAAACACATCGTTTAGACAACAGCGCCTCAAAGCCTGGCAGCCCATCTTGTCGCCACAGAGCGTACTGCCGTTGCTTATTTTGATGGCATGCGTCTTCGCACCCATTGGTATAGGGCTGGTGGTCAGCACGATAAGTGTCCAAAGACTAGTGGTAAACTACACAGAATGTGATGCATTGGCACCGGCGAAGCATTTTGAAACGATTCCCTCCGAGTACGTGGACTACCACTTCAGTAAGAAAGTCGCAGTCCAACCTCAATGGATGGTACTTACGGATCCTGAATTAGGCAATCAAACTTGTCGAATACAGTTCGAAGTTCCAAATCATATCAAGAAATCTACTTATGTTTATTACCGCCTAACAAATTTCAATCAAAACTATAGAGAATATGTGCAATCTCTTGACCTAGACCAATTAAAAGGAAAAGCATTGATCGGAAATGATCTGGATCCAAACTGTGACCCTTTAAGGACGGTAGAAAATAAGACCATATTCCCCTGTGGATTGATAGCAAATTCGATGTTCAATGATACATTCGGCACAACACTTACTGGTGTAAACGATACTGCAGATTATTTGCTTACCACAAAAGGTATTGCGTGGGACACCGACAGCCACAGATATGGAAAGACCGAATACAATGCATCCGATATCGTACCGCCCCCAAATTGGGCCAAGTTATTTCCCAATGGCTACACTGACGATAACATTCCAGACCTACAAAACTGGGAACAGTTCAAAATATGGATGAGAACTGCTGCATTGCCCAACTTCTATAAGCTagcaatgaaaaatgagaCCAATGGGTTAGGTAAGGGTATTTACATTGCTGATATAGAACTCAACTACCCAGTAAGATCTTTCTATGGAACAAAATCTTTTGTATTAACCACAAACAGTATTATCGGTGCTGGAAACGAGGCATTAGGGATTGTTTATTTGATTGTTGCCGGGATTGCAACTCTTTTCGCCATACTATTCCTGATAAAAGTCATCTTCAAACCAAGACCTATGCATGATCATAGCTACCTAAATTTTGAGAACAGCGATACCCCATTCGATGAGAGTAGTGTCGTTAGTATTCCATTGAGAGAAATTTTATGA
- the MSO1 gene encoding Mso1p (Lipid-interacting protein in SNARE complex assembly machinery; acts at late step in secretion; interacts with membranes through two distinct binding sites; shows genetic and physical interactions with Sec1p; required for prospore membrane formation during sporulation; N-terminus closely associates with plasma membrane, C-terminus colocalizes with Sec4p on intracellular membranes; relocalizes from bud neck to nucleus upon DNA replication stress), producing the protein MMSQVSHSQEGSGRFWNKFKSSTKSLSTSLAHLSIKAEKDGDTVNTTLVHKGLVKFYENQHPFQGFPGWLGEKEDLPNERKILDTQVKHDMKKQNSRHFSPSFSNRRKASSEDPMGTPSSNGNTPEYTPASKSFQDIYNNHTSSSSATPRRASSRPTRPSAGQEFRASLGRSKTSNSFNTSSTPTPPPDASSGVMAMKDRLKRRNNDYGF; encoded by the coding sequence ATGATGAGTCAAGTATCGCATTCCCAAGAAGGATCCGGGCGATTTTGGAACAAGTTTAAGTCGTCAACCAAATCGTTATCTACATCGTTGGCACATTTATCCATTAAAGCAGAAAAAGATGGTGATACTGTAAATACTACATTGGTCCATAAAGGGCTTGTGAAATTCTATGAAAATCAGCATCCTTTCCAGGGGTTCCCAGGATGGTTGGGGGAGAAGGAAGATTTACCGAACGAACGTAAAATATTAGATACTCAAGTGAAGCATGATATGAAGAAGCAAAACTCGCGTCATTTCTCGCCATCCTTTTCTAACAGAAGGAAGGCTTCTTCAGAAGATCCTATGGGTACACCTTCTTCAAACGGGAACACACCGGAGTACACGCCTGCGAGTAAATCGTTTCAAGATATATACAATAATCATACAAGCTCCTCTAGCGCGACACCGAGAAGAGCTTCATCACGGCCGACTAGACCTTCAGCAGGCCAAGAATTCAGGGCAAGTCTCGGTCGAAGTAAAACGTCGAACAGTTTCAACACCTCCAGCACGCCAACGCCGCCACCAGACGCAAGTAGTGGAGTAATGGCAATGAAGGACAGACTAAAGAGACGCAATAACGATTATGGATTTTAA